The nucleotide sequence aattaagatataaaaaaaatattataaaaaaaaatttcttaacgATCAATTGCTTAGAATATTGTGAATTCTATCTAGAATTCTGAAACTATAAAAGTGGATAATTTTCTAAAATCCAGCTTAATTAGTAGTGGGTAATCAAGGAAAAAAAGATAATCGACATTGAAGTAATAAACAATCGTATTATTAACTTAATTAATATATCAAGTAATAGCCCATAAGATATCTATTAATTTAAATGCTGTTACTTTAGGTGGCGTATTCGAGGTCGGAATCATCTGAGATGATGATTACGGCGTCGGATTGGAGATCGAAATCATCTCTCCGACATGTAGCAAATCTTAAGATGGCGTATTCCGAGTAATACTCCCCCTCTTGTTCGATTCGGAGACGTATTAGGAAACCAAGTATGGCGTCTATATATACAGACGCCAAGGATTAGCTCATGCATTCAACTCCTCACAGCGATTGAACGCACAACCAgacgagagagacagagagagatagagagagaagaaGGCGGAGCACTCGGCGGTTTCAGCAAGAACATGAGCGCGAGCACCTCCACTGCTTCCACCAGCAGGCAGCGCCATCCACCATGCAGCACGACGCGGTGCCCGTGCGTGCACTTGGCGCTGCGGAGGGCGCGCGTTCGAGCCGATGACCCCGTTTGCGTGTTGCAGAAGCGGGTCGCCTACAGCGACAAGGACAAGGTGCAGCATCGCCTCCTCCTGCCCAGGGATCAGCTCGACTGGCTCGTGCTGGAGCAACGCATGACCGCGGCGGAGAAGGCGCAGACGACAGACGGGGCCGGGTTGCCGGTCAAGGTTTTCGGTCGGTTTGGGAGGGAGTACAACCTCATCCTCAAGTACGTCACCTCCATCAAGGCCTACCGCATCATGGGACCCGAGTACATGTGGCTGGTGAAGGACAACGGGTTTCTGACCGGCCAGTTTCTCCATCTCTGGGTGTTCCGAGCCCAGAACGCCGACGGAGCATCGACGAGCGCCAACCCCGGCGGGCTTAGGATGGCCATCATAAACCACGcaaaggccgaacaggacgagacgGTAGAGATGGACGCCGATCCTGAAGTGGTGTTGGCAGCAGAAACGCTGATGTGGATGAGCGAGAGGCCCAGCCAGTCTTCTTAGTCGACTTGTGGTTGCCGAGTTTTATTTTCTGTTCATGATAGTTTACAGTCATAATTGTAATTGAATTGGAAGTTTCCACACCGAGTTTTATTTTCtgttcatgatagtttaaagtcataaTTGTAATCGAATTGGAAGTTTCCACACTGAGTTTTATTTTCTGTTCATTATAGTTTACAGTCATAattgtaataaataaataaataaataaaggtctatattttgttttctttaatcTCTTTAAGCAGACAATTAAATTCAATTAATTACACCTTCCATTacgtaataaaataaaataaagctaGCCAATAAATTCtcgtaataatatatatatatatatatatatatgtatatatatgtatatgtatatatttatatacatgtgtacatgtatatacatataaatgtatatatgtatatatatgtatatatacatacatacatatatatacatatatatgtatatgtatatatacatacatacatatatatacatatatatatatatgtatatatatacatatatatacatatacatatatatatatatatacatatacatatacatatatatacatatatatatatatatatatatatatatatatatatgtatgtatgtatatatatatatgtatgtatgtatatatatatatatgtgtacatacatatatatatatatatatgtgtacatatatatatatatatgtgtacatttatatatatatatatatatatacatatatatatatatatacatatatatatatatatatacatatatatatatatacatatatatatatatatacatatatatatatatatacatatatacatatatatatatatatatatatgtatatatgtatatatatatatatatatacatatatacatatatatatatatatatatatatgtatatatatatatatatatatacatatatatatcgttcTCGTTCAAGCTAGCTTCGATTCCATTGATTTCATTCTGTTCCTCCCTCCCTTGATTGATTCAGTGCGTACAACAAGTTTTAAATAGCCTCCAAGAGGAGAATCATAGGTCTCTGGAAAAGGATGAGGGAGGAAGAAGggagcgagagaagggaggaagataAGAAAATGAGGATGGATGATGCGGAAGGGTAAAGCGCACGATGTCACGAGGATGGATGATACGGGGTGTTGGGTTGATTGCCCACATATTCAGCCCACGGTGGACTTTAAAATTGTAGCAGCAATTTGATTCAAAAATgaggagaaaaagacagaaaaaataagagaaagaaacataAGAAACAAGAATAACGCAGAAAgattattctcaatcatctagcagtgttatcATCTCATATTAGAttaaatctatagtagattcttgttgtgattactttggAAGAATTTAGATGTTGTGCACGgtaacatgatccttgtatcttagttattcttttgtgattgttggTTTTGGATaagagattaagatttatatttttattatttttatagttaattatctctagtttgtaatATAATTTTTACTTTTCACGTTGGAGGGATTTTAGAACCAGTCGAACTTATCCCTAGCCAGGAGGAGGCGATGCTGCACCTTGTCCTTGTCGCCTCTGTAGGCGACCCGCTTCTGCAACACGCAAACGGGGTCATCGGCTCGAACGCGCGCCCTCCGCAGCGCCAAGTGCACACACCGGCACCGCGTCGTGCTGCATGGTGGATGGCGCTGCCCGGTGGAAGCATTGGAGGTGCTGGCGCTCATGTTCGTGCTGAAACCGCCGAGTGCTCCgccgccttctctctctctctctctctctctctcgtctggTTGTTGCGTTCAAGCGCTGTGAGGAGTTGAATGCATGAGCTAATCCTTAGCGTCAATATATATAGACGCCATACTTGGTTGCCTAATACGTCTCCGAATCGAACAAGAGGGGGATTATTACACGGAATACGCCACCTTAAGATTTGCTACGACATGTAAAGAAATAATTCCAACCTATTACTTGAGATAGGCGCATCGGATATCAAACACCAATTACTCGAGACAACAACCCCGTTTGCGTTCAGCAGAGGAGACTAACCCGTAGTGATGTTGACAGAAAGTAGCATCGGCTCCTCCTTCCCAAGGATCAACTCAAACTCCAAGGCACGATGACCACCGCGGAGATGTGGACGACGGAAAAAAGGCCGCCTGCCGATCATGATTCTGGACTGGGTGTGGAGGGAGTACAACCTCATTCTCGAGTTCATCGCGTCCATCAGCACCTATGGCTTCATGGGAGCCGTTTTTACTACAGATGGACGAGAACCAGTTTCCGACAGGCCACTTTGATGACCTCGAGTGTACCATACGGCGGAGCAAGAAAGCTGACCGGCAGTAGGAGGAGGTAATTAATTGGCAGCTAACGCCGCCGTGCAACAAGGAAAGCTCTCACCGCGACACACCGTGAAGGCGGAATTCTTCCTTGTGTCTCCAATTTGTTGACGCTTTCGATGTTGATGGGAACGAGAGGAAGCTAATAAATGCAAGACGATGCATGCACTTATCGAAGTAAATTAAGCACAAGAAAGCATATCTTTTGCTCCCATCGAGAAGAAGAGATGCCTGCATCGGTGACCAAAATAATGTGACACTATATCTTTTTACTGGATTCTGTTCGGTTTTATCTGGTCCGATCCAATTTGatctttccttctttcttcttttgcacCTCTTCTTACgtgctctttctctcttctttcttcatATGAATCATCAACCACATCCCAAAGGTCTTGAGAGATGAATAGAGTCTGCATTTGACTTGCTCCAGTAATCATAGTGCTCTCCCTTTCGGAAAAGATGGCATTGAAGGAAAGATCACACAGCATACATAAGAATAGGGCTAAGAAGTTCTCCCTTTCGGAAGAGAGTATTCTGTCTATTTGGTTTAATCTAAAACCCTAATTGCACACACTTCATATACTGAAATTACATATGAGCCTTTGACGGCCAGCTTATTAGGGACCTCATGGGAAGCACACAGCCACCACCCTACCGCTGCTGCACGTATATGATCACAGCAAACACAAATCCTTGACAAGGAGCGATTAGATCCCACATTGATGAATAGTAATTTCCATCGTCACTGGCGTAGATGTACGACGAACTGACATGAGGTACGTACCGATGAGCTCGATACAAATCGTATAGATGCGGCATTGCTCGAATGATTGTGATTCCGAGGTAGAAGAAGGCAGTTAGGGTGTTGCCTCTCGAGTTCCTGCAGATGTTGAGGATGATCTGAGGGAGCAAGAAGCCATCAACCACCAACCCGGCGTATGAGATCAGTTCTTCCCAGCCCTGCAGCTGGAGTAGCCAGATGAGAAGCCCCCCGGCAAAGTACAGAGGCAAACACACCATGAGTGCTGCCCTCTGCCGTTTGCTCTCCTCTGGTGATCTCAGAGACCATGCCACCTGAAGCAAGCTGAAGGACAGGAAGAACGCCACCGTGGACATGACCCTGACGATGGTCTCGTTAACCTCGATCCATCCCCCGCTCCGCAGGAGCACGTTCTGCCTCTTACGGGTCACGAACAGGGCTTCAAAGTTCAGCACGGAGGGGATCATGTAGCCGAGCACCAGGAGAACCAGCATGGCGATCGACATGGAGGGAAGGGCGTCCGGGTGCTTCTTGGAGTGGAGGATCTGAGACCGGATGCAGATGCATGACAAGGTGAGGGAGACCAAAGCCATGGCGATCTCGACATCCATCCTCCACATCGAATCGACTGCCTCCGACTCGTACATGTGATCGGATGAGACGTCAATCGGGTGGAAGAAGAGGGAGTCCCGCTTGTTCCTCGTGCTGCTTATGGTGCCGCTGATGTGCTCCCCGGCCTTGGGATCGAGAGGTCTCAGCTGGATCTTAATCAGGATCTCGCAGTCGATGGAATCTAGGAATCGACATCCTCGCATACAGAGGGTTCCACTCGCAGCATCGTAGATCCCTTCTGCAGCGATCTCTAAGAATTCATCGGAAGGAACAGAGTTGAATTTGTAGCTTATCGCATAGCTTACGTTCCTGATCGTGCTGTGGTGCTCGTCGTCCATCTCTACCAGATCAGCTGCAGATGCCGAGCTTTCTGCCGGCGCCATGGCAGTGTCACCGTCGCCATAATATGTGTCTCCGATCGACAACACCCTCGCCTGCCCCCACCCTCGCCTGCCGCCATCATCCTTCAAAGAGATCGAGAATTCCATGTCACCAGGAGATCTTCCATTCGGATATCTTCTCTTGCCCCGCGTAGCTCCACCGCTCGCTCTGCATGAGCTCCGGACAGAATCTATTGAAGTGTACTTATACTTGATTGGCCCAGGAATCGTGTTCATATGACTTCCCAGACTCTGGAACGAGATCGTGCTGAAATAGCCGACGTCGTTCGTGTTCTTGTTGCTCCAAATCCTGCCCACGACGTTGCTCCGACTCTGCAGCGTCATGACCGCTGGAACCCACAAGCTCAATCCAATCGTGCAATCACCAACAGAGTAATTGGCCTTTGAATTCCGCCCCTTAAGGATGCGGCAAGCTAAAAGGCAGAGCTGATTCCTACTGCGATCCCAGTAGCCTTCTCCGACCAAGGAAATCTCGGACGCTATGTTCTCGTATCTGCTGCTGACATTGGAGAATCCGATGGACAGATGCAACATCCCGTCCTGTTGACAGATCATGTTGAAGGCCATATATCTCGAGGAGAATCCAAGACTCCCACCTAATCTATATGTTCGACCATGCATGTGTGAATGGAGGAAATAACAAGTCGAAGCAGGCTCGAAGCCCAACGATTCCTCCTCGAATCTGCGAGGGGAACATGAACTGTTGGCTTGAGGGATCATGGTATAGTCGTACCCGTTCTGAGCGTAAGCTGAAAGCCAAATGGGATCGAAGTGGTTGGGACTGCCGGCGGGATCCCAGCTCTGCAGACTGCCGCTCACCAGGGAGGAAGTGATGTTGGATGTTTTGGGGAAATCGAGCTTTAGAACTGCAGAGAGATAGAGAGGCTCACCGAGGTGTTGGGGTTCAGGTTGGCGGAAACCACCATCGCCGACCATGCAAAGCTTGCCGGTTGATTCGGACCAGAAGCCGAAAGCGTTGAAGGTGAGGTAAGTTTGGATGGAGTCATGGAAGGATAAGGTCCCGGCGACTTGGTAGGTGCCGGGGGATCGCGTCTTGTGGAGGTAAGTGGAGTGGAACTGGAAGGAGGAAGAGCCATTGAAGCCGGAGTCCGACCGGAAGAGGTCTCCACCACCAGAGAAGTAGCCGTTTGATATGAAGATGGCGGAACCAAAACGGAGGCTGGTGGCCATGGATTGAGGGACGACGGAGCTGCAATGGTCGTCATAGGAAATCTCAGCTgctgaagaagaggagaagagtgcgaggaggaggatgatgaggAAGAGTGGAATATGCAGGTAATAGGCAGAGGAAACGAAGGTAGGGAAGGTGATGAGAGCCATGGCAATCTTGCACAGAACACGAAGAAGAAAGCCAGTTGGCTGCCCATTATATTACAACCGACAGCCGTATTATGCTGACTACGAGTAGACAAATTTaatgctcgtcaaatatatccctttaaatttaaattaattttatatctaTCTTTAAGTTCGTTTAGATTAGTATCAATATTAATAAgaggtgtgtgtatatatatatatatatatagtaaggaTAAATAGTTCGAAATAAATAGTATTTAGAGATAGATATACTGTAATTTTCTGAACGCGTGAAGCGGgattccaggatctggcggtaGATCCATTGGATATAAAAAGTCTTTTTGCGTTGACTTGAAAGTCAATTTAAGGGGCTGAGAAAGTCGTCGTCGGTTGACAATTTACATGAGTGGAGGCTGCTTCATTGTTCACAACATGGGGCTTTGATTGGCATCTGTGCTTCTTTGAGTCttcatttccttttttatttttcgaCAATGGAAATTGGGAAGGAAGCTTTTCGATGATTTTAGTATCTTGTGCAGAATAATAAAGCTTGAGCTGAACCAAACAAAGTTCTCCATTTCACCTTTGACAATCCATCTTGGAATTTCAAAGAACATTGAAACATGTTGTTCTGTGGCCTACAAATTTCTTAATTTGTTATTGAATGAATTCATTAACTTTGAACTCCTCGAAATTGAAACTTATTTTGAGCAACAGAAATAGCCCAGAAAAAATAATGTAGGAAAAGCTACACTTTCTGTTCATCATCCAAGTGCAGCTTTGAGGAGCTCGTCCCATGTTGTTAGCTTTTCTCTTGGCTTGTTTCTCAGTTGACCTTCCAACTTTTCCTTGGAGTCTATCTTCTCCCATCCACCGAATGGCACAAACCTGACATTCTTATCTTCCAGAGCTTGGAGGAGCCCTTGCCTGCCTGGTTTAGGTGATCCGGATGGTGACGCAATCAAACCGTTATCGATGTCTTCCAAAATGCTTGCAACCTGCAAATGTTAAACACCAAAATCAATCACCTTGACGAAGACACTAACGACCtgatcaaaattttctttatcAAGGTGGTGAAGATTCGCGCTCCCTAAGCCTTAAAAGACTTGCTATGATCTTGCCGTAAGCTTTAAACCACTTGGATAGATGAAGTCTGGAGGCAAGCTTGCTCATGTATATATAACTGATCTTACTTTTTACAGTACAAAACAATGTTCTATGCAGTTGTATGTGCAAAATGGTTGTTTCCGTCTTGATGTTAATTTTGTGACATATATTCCATGTTAAACACAGTCTACGAGTTATCCAAGGAAGACGTCAACTTACAGTTTCTTCAGCACAATAGAGGTTTGTTGCAACTATTCCTGTCGGCCCTCTTTTCAACCACCCAACAACATATAATCCTTGCTCTATGTTAACATTCTCGGGCTGGTCGCTGCTGAGCACTCTGCCTCTCACATTGGGTACTACACCTGCTGATGGCCATTGTTGGAAAAAACCCAAGTGATGTGTAAGGAAAGAAGTCTACTATAAACTAActtaaaataaaatgaaaaattaCAAAAACTACATCATTTGGACAAACTAAAAATAGTTGAAATTTTAATTCTGCATATTATTGCATATAGCTAACCCTTCAGGTTTTAGCTTTTAGTTGTACTAATGAAACTTGTAAAATCCACCAGAAGTAATGCTGCCAAAGGGCCTTGAGAACCAACCTCTGTATTTATCAAAAGGCAATCCATCAACCGGCACAGATTTGTAACCAATGCTCTTCAATACCAAACTAAAACATGTAGAGTTCAAATTAGATGGTGAAGCTGATGCAGAGGAACACAAGCTCTCATGGTCTCATTGAACTGTAAAATTCACGATCTCCAAATCCAAATGGCAGCATACCAGAGGAAATTGGAGTACATACCCACAATTGAGGTCTTCAAACTGTCCAGTTCCAATCGCGACCTGTTTTCCAGAAAGACCATTTGCTGTGCAAATGACAAATGTCATGTCATAGGTTACACAGAAAGACATGTGGCTGAAGCAATTTTATATTTAAACAGATCATGAAATCTTGCATGTAAGAGTAAATTGGAAGAATTAAGCACAGTGGCCCTGCCCTTTTAAAGAGCATGTTGCTCTCCAGATCTAACCTTTCAGACAAGTCT is from Musa acuminata AAA Group cultivar baxijiao chromosome BXJ1-6, Cavendish_Baxijiao_AAA, whole genome shotgun sequence and encodes:
- the LOC103988397 gene encoding uncharacterized protein LOC103988397, which encodes MALITFPTFVSSAYYLHIPLFLIILLLALFSSSSAAEISYDDHCSSVVPQSMATSLRFGSAIFISNGYFSGGGDLFRSDSGFNGSSSFQFHSTYLHKTRSPGTYQVAGTLSFHDSIQTYLTFNAFGFWSESTGKLCMVGDGGFRQPEPQHLGEPLYLSAVLKLDFPKTSNITSSLVSGSLQSWDPAGSPNHFDPIWLSAYAQNGYDYTMIPQANSSCSPRRFEEESLGFEPASTCYFLHSHMHGRTYRLGGSLGFSSRYMAFNMICQQDGMLHLSIGFSNVSSRYENIASEISLVGEGYWDRSRNQLCLLACRILKGRNSKANYSVGDCTIGLSLWVPAVMTLQSRSNVVGRIWSNKNTNDVGYFSTISFQSLGSHMNTIPGPIKYKYTSIDSVRSSCRASGGATRGKRRYPNGRSPGDMEFSISLKDDGGRRGWGQARVLSIGDTYYGDGDTAMAPAESSASAADLVEMDDEHHSTIRNVSYAISYKFNSVPSDEFLEIAAEGIYDAASGTLCMRGCRFLDSIDCEILIKIQLRPLDPKAGEHISGTISSTRNKRDSLFFHPIDVSSDHMYESEAVDSMWRMDVEIAMALVSLTLSCICIRSQILHSKKHPDALPSMSIAMLVLLVLGYMIPSVLNFEALFVTRKRQNVLLRSGGWIEVNETIVRVMSTVAFFLSFSLLQVAWSLRSPEESKRQRAALMVCLPLYFAGGLLIWLLQLQGWEELISYAGLVVDGFLLPQIILNICRNSRGNTLTAFFYLGITIIRAMPHLYDLYRAHRYVPHVSSSYIYASDDGNYYSSMWDLIAPCQGFVFAVIIYVQQR